The following proteins are encoded in a genomic region of Paenibacillus sp. FSL R7-0273:
- a CDS encoding DUF4153 domain-containing protein: protein MNEKVPVIPRSALSALAAALLLAIVHQYLFYGHMPGVSYPVFVVLFYGFMLYYAKEQLRPLKWFDYVWLAAIFLLAITFMLFSSWFFYGLNLLALPVLILLHMTYLLSYRRPSWSGIQLIGAALEHFFAQGPRHWPTVFTTIRKSGGDGLKSEHKQVYLKVLAGLLLSCPLLLIVVSLLSSADGVFNELLNKFPDLLERISFGEGFGRTLWSVLLGIGLFSYLMGFIAYKRTERQVIVPKEGEPQLEPFEFSVDPVIATTVLTAVNAVYVLFVSVQFSYLFGAWEGALPQGSTYADYARSGFFELIMVTSINFGLLLLSLLALPRAKARLLSVIRILLYILVLCSVVMLYSAFSRLTLYEEAYGYTEIRFLVHAFMIFLGLLLILAAVRITKTDFPLIKWYVALGLLSYVFMNYIGMDRIIASQNIARYEAAGDIDKYYLTGLSWETVPLLISFSKENDDLLKQELSEKWTNQRGEAQQEWPSFNISRHRGQQALQDYIHSLK from the coding sequence ATGAATGAGAAAGTTCCCGTTATTCCGAGGTCTGCGCTTTCCGCGCTGGCTGCGGCATTGCTGCTGGCAATCGTGCACCAGTATTTATTTTATGGACATATGCCTGGAGTCTCTTATCCGGTCTTTGTCGTCTTGTTCTACGGCTTCATGCTGTACTATGCGAAGGAACAGCTTCGCCCGCTGAAATGGTTTGATTATGTATGGCTGGCGGCCATCTTTTTGCTGGCAATAACCTTTATGCTGTTCTCCAGCTGGTTTTTCTACGGGCTTAATCTGCTGGCGCTTCCGGTACTGATTCTTTTACATATGACCTATCTGCTCAGCTACCGCCGGCCTTCGTGGAGCGGAATTCAGCTGATCGGCGCTGCGCTGGAGCATTTTTTTGCCCAGGGTCCGCGGCATTGGCCTACAGTATTCACTACAATCCGCAAATCAGGCGGGGATGGCCTGAAAAGCGAACATAAACAAGTATACCTCAAGGTGCTGGCCGGTCTGCTGCTGTCCTGTCCGCTGCTGCTGATTGTCGTTTCGCTGCTCTCCTCGGCAGACGGTGTGTTTAATGAGCTTCTGAATAAATTCCCTGATCTGCTGGAACGGATCTCCTTCGGTGAAGGCTTCGGCCGGACGCTGTGGAGTGTGTTGCTGGGAATCGGGCTGTTCAGTTATTTAATGGGTTTTATAGCTTATAAACGTACTGAGCGGCAGGTTATCGTTCCGAAGGAAGGGGAGCCGCAGCTGGAGCCTTTCGAGTTCTCCGTTGACCCTGTGATTGCCACAACCGTCCTGACGGCGGTGAATGCGGTTTATGTACTGTTTGTGAGTGTTCAATTTTCCTACCTGTTCGGTGCGTGGGAGGGGGCTTTGCCGCAGGGAAGCACGTATGCCGATTATGCGCGGAGCGGATTTTTCGAGCTGATTATGGTGACGTCGATAAACTTCGGCCTGCTGCTGCTGTCACTTCTTGCCCTGCCCCGGGCCAAAGCCAGACTGCTGTCCGTCATCCGCATCCTCCTGTACATTCTGGTTCTGTGCTCGGTAGTGATGCTGTACTCGGCGTTCTCCCGGCTTACCTTATATGAAGAAGCTTACGGCTATACGGAGATACGCTTCCTGGTGCATGCCTTTATGATTTTTCTGGGTTTGCTGCTGATTCTCGCTGCTGTACGGATAACCAAGACCGATTTTCCGCTGATAAAATGGTACGTGGCACTTGGACTGCTGTCCTACGTATTCATGAATTACATCGGGATGGACCGGATTATTGCTTCACAGAATATTGCCCGGTATGAGGCGGCAGGGGATATTGATAAGTATTATCTGACCGGATTGTCCTGGGAGACGGTTCCGCTGCTGATCAGCTTCAGTAAAGAGAATGATGATCTGCTCAAGCAGGAGCTTAGTGAGAAATGGACGAATCAGCGCGGGGAGGCGCAGCAGGAGTGGCCTTCCTTCAACATTTCCAGGCACCGGGGACAGCAGGCGCTGCAGGATTATATCCATTCGTTAAAATAA
- a CDS encoding methyl-accepting chemotaxis protein, with the protein MIKGIRARILMGFAAVILVFILAIAGNTLFQGKATMQTDQINRNYSKLTLVQELTDKIRTADGLAARYVMSNTDDERTKYLSAYEAEIPEITASITELKNAGLNEAELSGITNLESGWSHYLTVLENAFAMAKEGNFPGAQKEFTNLSLDTIMESQIAFEEVLAKEIKAAQSQAAAHRGSAMGFSFGVTGLSVLLAALIALLLSGRILKPIRDVNNQLQEIADGRADLTRKLNVRSRDEIGQLAHTFNQMTGNLGSIIGQVSQSADSLAASSSKLTADSGMTAAVTEKIAGIMGNVASGTDRQMNDLQTNMTTIVEMSAAIQQIAASVQDISDASVRSAEYAASGDESLQAAARQMDSINGSIASLSQQVLGFVNRSQEIGSLVGVIKGIASETNILALNAAIEAARAGEQGRGFAVVADQVRRLAEQSGESANLIAEMAAGIQNEASGAVATMKLSMNEVENGTGIIEHAGHAFGEIRISIDSLAGQVQEVSGAVEEITAATDEIVESIRKVTMISETTASSTRHVSAASQEQMASVEQIASSASTLSTMAQGLQGLVARFNIA; encoded by the coding sequence ATGATTAAAGGAATCCGGGCAAGAATCCTGATGGGGTTCGCTGCCGTTATACTCGTCTTTATACTGGCAATCGCCGGTAATACCCTGTTTCAGGGCAAGGCAACAATGCAGACAGACCAGATTAACCGCAATTACAGCAAGCTGACACTGGTACAGGAGCTGACGGATAAGATCCGCACAGCAGACGGTCTGGCGGCGAGATATGTGATGAGCAACACCGACGACGAGCGCACCAAATATTTGTCGGCGTATGAAGCTGAAATACCGGAAATCACAGCTTCGATTACAGAGCTGAAGAATGCCGGCCTGAATGAAGCGGAGCTGTCCGGAATTACTAATCTGGAGAGCGGATGGAGCCATTATCTGACAGTACTGGAGAATGCCTTTGCAATGGCGAAGGAAGGAAATTTCCCTGGTGCGCAAAAAGAGTTCACTAACCTCTCCCTGGATACAATTATGGAATCGCAAATTGCTTTCGAGGAAGTACTGGCCAAAGAAATAAAGGCTGCACAGAGCCAGGCGGCTGCGCACCGCGGTTCAGCAATGGGCTTCAGCTTCGGCGTAACGGGATTATCGGTGCTGCTGGCTGCACTGATTGCGCTCCTGCTGTCCGGACGGATTCTGAAGCCGATCCGTGACGTGAACAATCAGCTGCAGGAAATAGCCGACGGCAGGGCAGACCTGACCCGTAAGCTGAATGTCCGCAGCAGGGATGAGATCGGGCAGCTGGCGCATACCTTTAATCAGATGACAGGCAATCTGGGCAGCATTATCGGCCAGGTGAGCCAGTCGGCCGACAGTCTGGCTGCTTCCTCCTCCAAGCTGACTGCGGACAGCGGAATGACGGCTGCAGTCACCGAGAAGATCGCGGGTATCATGGGCAATGTTGCTTCAGGTACGGACAGACAGATGAACGATCTGCAGACGAATATGACGACGATTGTGGAGATGTCTGCGGCAATCCAGCAGATCGCCGCAAGCGTGCAGGATATTTCCGACGCCTCGGTGCGTTCCGCCGAATATGCCGCTTCCGGTGATGAGTCGCTGCAGGCGGCGGCCCGCCAGATGGACTCCATTAATGGCTCGATCGCCTCGCTATCACAGCAGGTGCTGGGCTTTGTGAACCGCTCGCAGGAGATCGGCAGTCTGGTGGGAGTCATTAAAGGTATTGCCTCGGAGACGAACATACTGGCATTGAATGCGGCTATCGAGGCGGCGCGGGCCGGAGAGCAGGGCAGAGGGTTTGCAGTAGTTGCGGATCAGGTCCGCAGGCTCGCGGAGCAGTCGGGGGAATCCGCGAATCTGATCGCCGAGATGGCGGCCGGCATACAGAATGAAGCTTCCGGCGCAGTAGCCACAATGAAGCTAAGCATGAATGAAGTGGAGAACGGCACGGGTATTATTGAGCATGCCGGACATGCCTTCGGAGAGATCCGCATTTCCATTGACTCACTGGCCGGACAGGTGCAGGAGGTCTCCGGTGCGGTCGAGGAGATTACGGCTGCCACCGATGAGATTGTCGAGTCCATCCGCAAGGTCACCATGATCTCGGAGACAACCGCTTCCAGCACCCGGCATGTCTCCGCCGCTTCCCAGGAGCAGATGGCTTCCGTTGAACAGATCGCTTCCTCCGCCAGCACGCTAAGCACGATGGCCCAGGGTCTGCAAGGGCTGGTGGCCAGATTCAATATCGCCTGA
- a CDS encoding ABC transporter substrate-binding protein, translated as MKLHGQYLKLHSQHGGAEEASVTLDELAHILGCTHRNALHVINKLTEQGWICWTPSRGRGRRSSLKFLADAEEIALSSMKQAISSSDIRSSIEGIRGHARSSSLQDTLQGWLLAYFGHHSELRSDKRIDTLRLPVRQQLHNLDPLYMNLLAESFVSSHIFDGLVTRSGGAERISPGLAHAWEADGQRSTWTFHLRKDVLFHHGKVLSAEDVVYSFQRMMNTSQRMLYSNIFKDIREVKALNPVTVRFLLKQPNELFLPFLCTSRAAIVPRDLETAFAGGFGRRPAGTGPFKLIEMNEDLCTLEVFPYYFQGRAHLDRVEILHVPWNIMEAAPETSSAFHIIHNPASGGSAAWSRIHSEYSVRKFVTCNTKKQGLLSDPLVRADVLSCLGGFTSAGAELAGRLRGETGNEVVAQEAPMLQIATIPQYAGDAEAVAVKLNGCGYPCQVLSVSPEEFKGPVRLQADLIVFSLLRDQDEHLRLFDLYSTMVQHLEPQTRADIEGRLRVIAREPDSRIRAAGFQQIGDSLRQKHQLHILYEKPAETAYLPSVRGVTFNSQGWVDLRHLWFPPEL; from the coding sequence ATGAAGCTGCACGGCCAATATCTGAAGCTGCATTCACAGCATGGAGGCGCAGAAGAAGCCTCTGTCACGCTGGATGAGCTTGCCCATATCCTAGGCTGCACCCACCGTAACGCACTGCATGTTATCAACAAGCTGACAGAACAGGGCTGGATCTGCTGGACACCGAGCCGGGGCCGCGGACGCCGTTCTTCCCTGAAATTCCTCGCGGATGCCGAAGAAATAGCGTTAAGCTCCATGAAGCAGGCCATCAGCAGCAGTGATATCCGCAGCTCGATTGAAGGCATCCGCGGGCACGCGCGCTCCTCCTCCCTCCAGGATACGCTCCAGGGCTGGCTGCTGGCCTATTTCGGACATCATTCGGAGCTGCGCAGCGACAAGCGTATTGATACACTGCGCCTTCCCGTCAGGCAGCAGCTGCACAATCTGGACCCGCTGTATATGAATCTGCTGGCTGAATCGTTTGTATCCAGCCATATTTTTGACGGGCTGGTTACCCGCAGCGGCGGAGCGGAACGGATCAGCCCCGGGCTTGCCCATGCCTGGGAGGCTGACGGGCAGCGCAGCACCTGGACCTTTCATCTGCGCAAGGATGTGCTGTTCCATCACGGCAAGGTGCTGTCCGCCGAGGATGTTGTCTATTCGTTTCAGCGGATGATGAATACCTCGCAGCGGATGCTGTACAGCAACATTTTCAAGGACATCCGTGAAGTGAAGGCGCTTAATCCGGTTACGGTCCGTTTTCTGCTCAAGCAGCCGAATGAGCTGTTCCTTCCTTTCCTCTGCACCAGCCGGGCCGCAATTGTACCGCGTGATCTCGAAACCGCCTTTGCCGGAGGCTTCGGACGCAGGCCGGCAGGAACCGGACCTTTCAAGCTGATCGAGATGAATGAGGACCTCTGCACGCTGGAGGTATTTCCTTATTATTTTCAGGGCAGGGCGCATCTCGACCGGGTGGAGATTCTTCATGTCCCGTGGAATATCATGGAAGCTGCACCGGAGACGAGCTCGGCCTTCCATATCATCCATAACCCTGCCTCCGGCGGTTCAGCTGCCTGGAGCCGGATTCACTCGGAGTATTCCGTACGCAAATTCGTGACCTGTAATACGAAGAAGCAAGGTCTGCTCAGTGATCCGCTGGTCCGTGCAGATGTGCTGTCCTGTCTCGGCGGCTTTACATCCGCAGGGGCTGAGTTGGCGGGAAGGCTGCGGGGTGAGACGGGTAATGAGGTTGTTGCGCAGGAAGCACCAATGCTGCAAATCGCCACTATCCCGCAGTATGCCGGAGATGCAGAAGCGGTAGCTGTTAAACTAAACGGCTGCGGATATCCGTGCCAGGTATTATCTGTGTCGCCCGAAGAATTCAAGGGTCCGGTCCGCCTGCAGGCTGACCTGATCGTCTTCTCGCTGCTGCGCGATCAGGACGAGCATCTGCGGCTGTTTGATCTCTACTCTACCATGGTGCAGCATCTGGAGCCGCAGACGCGGGCTGATATCGAAGGACGGCTGCGGGTCATCGCCCGTGAGCCGGACAGCCGGATAAGAGCCGCAGGCTTTCAGCAGATCGGGGACAGCCTGCGGCAGAAGCATCAGCTGCATATCCTGTACGAAAAGCCTGCTGAAACCGCCTATCTCCCCTCTGTCCGCGGGGTTACCTTTAACAGCCAGGGCTGGGTGGATCTGCGTCACCTGTGGTTTCCGCCTGAGCTGTAA
- a CDS encoding Crp/Fnr family transcriptional regulator, with translation MQSMIDPEAVRRLADRNGLGKIFSSTDIAAMELRRYGDGEVICSVGDRLESMFILMEGKLKIHTLLPNGKSMLVRFARPMSVIGDVELLRQYPVKNEVVAVGSSLLLVASRKMLLRELEENTALLRFLMGELSHKMYTLGQTSALNLLYPVENRFASYLMSLFEETVGGQRVEEIRTSSLTETADLLGTSYRHLNRIVRRFIDEGIIERKRGRLSVLDQTRLAQLANGNLYE, from the coding sequence ATGCAGTCCATGATTGACCCGGAAGCTGTCCGGCGGCTTGCTGACAGAAACGGTCTGGGTAAAATATTCAGCAGCACTGACATAGCCGCTATGGAGCTGAGGCGCTACGGGGACGGTGAGGTGATCTGCTCGGTCGGCGACCGGCTGGAGAGCATGTTCATTCTGATGGAGGGCAAGCTGAAGATTCACACGCTGCTGCCAAACGGAAAGTCGATGCTGGTGCGGTTCGCCCGGCCGATGTCAGTGATCGGGGATGTGGAGCTGCTGCGGCAGTACCCGGTCAAAAATGAAGTCGTGGCCGTCGGCAGCAGCCTGTTGCTTGTGGCATCACGGAAGATGCTCCTGCGGGAGCTGGAGGAGAATACGGCGCTGCTGCGTTTTCTGATGGGGGAGCTGAGCCACAAAATGTACACCCTCGGCCAGACCTCTGCGCTGAACCTGCTCTACCCGGTGGAGAACCGGTTTGCCAGCTATCTGATGTCCCTGTTTGAGGAGACGGTCGGCGGCCAGCGGGTTGAGGAGATCCGTACCTCAAGCTTAACCGAGACTGCTGATCTGCTCGGCACAAGCTACCGGCATCTTAACCGGATTGTCAGGCGCTTTATCGACGAAGGCATTATTGAACGCAAGCGCGGCAGGCTGAGCGTGCTGGATCAGACCCGGCTGGCCCAGCTGGCTAACGGGAACTTGTACGAATAA